A region from the Acinonyx jubatus isolate Ajub_Pintada_27869175 chromosome C2, VMU_Ajub_asm_v1.0, whole genome shotgun sequence genome encodes:
- the LOC106969486 gene encoding U6 snRNA-associated Sm-like protein LSm3 translates to MRKDERSQSNGLSLYLKKLQGLKHGADDLDQQQTTNTVEEPLDLIRLSLDERIYVKMKNNRELRGRLHAYDQHLNMILGDVEETMTTIEIDEETYKEVYKSTKRNIPMLFVQGDGVVLVAPPLRVG, encoded by the coding sequence ATGAGAAAAGATGAAAGGTCTCAAAGCAATGGCCTCAGTTTATACCTTAAGAAACTTCAGGGTTTGAAACATGGCGCAGATGACTTGGACCAGCAACAAACTACCAACACCGTAGAGGAGCCCCTGGATCTCATCAGGCTCAGCCTGGATGAGCGaatttatgtgaaaatgaaaaataacagagaGCTTCGAGGCAGATTACATGCTTATGATCAACATTTAAATATGATATTGGGAGATGTGGAAGAGACTATGACTACCATAGAAATTGATGAGGAAACCTACAAGGAGGTATATAAATCAACAAAACGGAATATTCCGATGCTCTTTGTCCAGGGAGATGGTGTTGTTCTAGTTGCCCCTCCATTAAGAGTTGGCTGA